One genomic window of Campylobacter sp. MIT 99-7217 includes the following:
- the yajC gene encoding preprotein translocase subunit YajC — translation MEQNSMLTSLLPLIVLFAIFYFLVIRPQQKQAKAHKQMISELSKGDKIITNGGLICEVVKPEEDFIKVKLNDENVMAKISKEFIAKKIND, via the coding sequence ATGGAACAAAATTCAATGCTAACCTCATTATTACCTCTGATCGTTTTATTTGCGATTTTTTATTTCTTGGTGATAAGACCTCAACAAAAACAAGCCAAAGCTCACAAACAAATGATTTCAGAGCTTAGTAAAGGTGATAAAATCATCACTAATGGCGGACTTATCTGTGAAGTAGTAAAACCCGAAGAGGATTTTATCAAAGTTAAGCTTAATGATGAGAATGTTATGGCAAAAATTTCAAAAGAATTTATAGCAAAGAAAATCAATGACTGA
- the secD gene encoding protein translocase subunit SecD, which produces MTDKKITYKFWVFALVLIFGVAFSLPSFLQSEKGKKINLGLDLQGGLYMLLGVDNEEAVKSKIKSIASALNYEINKQNIIIDELKISDTSIDFRLFDNLDVEKINAVLKEIQGLEIKNENMHYSIALSAAETKATYDYALLQAVETIRNRLDEFGLAEPTVAKQGDDKILVELAGIKTQEDEQIAKERITKAAHLQLMEVDEARMPMAQTLSQASAAAYGDVILADAKNENIKYALKAIPVLDGSTLTDARVAFSQDQNTPIINFTLNSQGARIFADYTEKNVGKRLAIVLDNKVYSAPRINERIGGGSGQISGNFTPNEARDVAVALRSGALIAPVKLLEQRSIGPSLGSDSIEKSMIALIGASIAIVVFMMIYYGIAGIFANLALVVNILVVVAVMALFGATLTLPGMAGLVLTVGMAVDANVIINERIRELLREGKSIRQSVADGYKHAMSAIIDSNITSLVTAIALYTYGTGAVKGFAVTTGIGIVVSMITAIWGTHAMFDLFMAKMMKSANTRLWFGYRRKI; this is translated from the coding sequence ATGACTGATAAAAAAATCACTTATAAATTTTGGGTATTTGCCCTTGTTTTAATCTTTGGAGTGGCTTTTTCACTACCTTCTTTTTTGCAAAGTGAAAAGGGCAAAAAAATCAATCTTGGACTTGATTTACAAGGTGGACTTTATATGCTTTTAGGCGTTGATAATGAAGAGGCTGTAAAATCCAAGATCAAATCCATAGCTTCAGCACTTAATTATGAGATTAATAAACAAAATATCATCATCGATGAACTCAAAATCAGTGATACAAGTATTGATTTTAGGCTTTTTGATAACTTAGATGTCGAAAAAATCAATGCTGTTTTAAAAGAAATTCAAGGATTAGAGATCAAAAATGAAAACATGCATTATAGTATCGCTTTAAGTGCAGCTGAAACTAAGGCTACTTATGATTATGCCCTTCTTCAAGCAGTAGAAACCATAAGAAACCGCCTTGATGAATTTGGACTTGCTGAACCCACAGTAGCTAAACAAGGAGATGATAAGATCTTGGTTGAGCTTGCTGGGATCAAAACTCAAGAAGATGAGCAAATCGCTAAAGAAAGGATTACAAAAGCAGCTCATTTACAACTCATGGAAGTAGATGAAGCAAGAATGCCTATGGCACAAACTCTAAGCCAAGCTTCAGCCGCTGCTTATGGAGATGTTATCTTAGCTGATGCAAAAAATGAAAATATCAAATACGCCCTAAAAGCTATCCCTGTTCTTGACGGCTCAACACTTACCGATGCAAGGGTGGCTTTTTCTCAAGATCAAAATACCCCTATTATCAATTTTACACTCAATTCTCAAGGAGCAAGAATCTTTGCTGATTACACCGAAAAAAATGTAGGCAAACGCCTTGCTATAGTCCTTGATAACAAGGTTTATTCAGCTCCTAGGATTAATGAAAGAATTGGTGGAGGAAGTGGGCAAATTAGCGGAAATTTCACACCAAATGAGGCAAGAGATGTTGCTGTAGCTTTAAGAAGTGGGGCTTTGATCGCTCCTGTTAAATTGCTTGAACAAAGAAGCATAGGACCATCTTTAGGAAGTGATAGTATAGAAAAGTCTATGATTGCTCTTATAGGTGCTAGCATTGCTATTGTCGTGTTTATGATGATTTATTATGGCATAGCTGGAATTTTTGCAAATTTAGCCCTTGTGGTTAATATCTTGGTTGTCGTTGCTGTAATGGCACTTTTTGGTGCGACACTAACTCTACCCGGAATGGCTGGTCTTGTCTTAACAGTTGGTATGGCAGTAGATGCAAATGTAATCATCAATGAAAGGATTAGAGAGCTTTTAAGAGAGGGTAAGTCTATCAGACAAAGTGTAGCAGATGGCTATAAGCATGCTATGAGTGCGATTATAGATTCAAATATTACTTCTTTGGTTACTGCTATAGCACTTTATACTTATGGAACAGGAGCTGTAAAGGGCTTTGCCGTAACAACTGGTATAGGTATAGTTGTGAGTATGATAACAGCTATTTGGGGAACTCATGCTATGTTTGATCTTTTTATGGCTAAAATGATGAAGAGTGCAAATACAAGACTTTGGTTTGGATATAGGAGAAAAATTTAA
- the secF gene encoding protein translocase subunit SecF — translation MQFFSEKKVYDFMRMRFGAYAITGFLVLACIWLLFDRGLQYGIDFSGGTLIQMKYEEKAPIPQIREKLELGGDFQNLSVTEFGSDDEITIRFLGSNDNINENISDTISELLKDTGHFEIRRVDVVGPKVGDELKNKGFMAISVSLIAILIYIALRFEWRFAMAAILTTMHDVLITLGAISLLKIDVNLDTLAAVLTVLGYSLNDTVIIFDRIREGVKTSKKSDLAPIINESVSATLSRTVLTSGLTLATVVILYFFGGSMIEGFSLAMIVGIIAGTLSSIFVASPALLWFNFKIDHYRQKELDKIKRKQEAAKQRALYEKGSI, via the coding sequence ATGCAGTTTTTTAGCGAGAAAAAAGTTTATGATTTTATGCGTATGCGTTTTGGCGCTTACGCAATTACCGGATTTTTAGTCCTTGCTTGTATTTGGCTTTTATTTGATCGTGGTTTGCAGTATGGTATTGATTTTAGTGGAGGAACCCTCATACAAATGAAGTATGAAGAAAAAGCTCCTATACCGCAGATCAGAGAAAAACTCGAACTTGGTGGGGATTTTCAAAATTTAAGTGTTACTGAATTTGGAAGCGATGATGAGATCACTATTCGCTTTTTAGGATCAAATGACAATATAAACGAAAATATAAGCGATACGATCAGCGAACTTTTAAAAGATACAGGTCATTTTGAAATTCGCCGTGTTGATGTCGTAGGACCAAAGGTTGGAGATGAGCTTAAAAATAAAGGCTTTATGGCGATTAGCGTTTCTTTGATTGCTATACTCATTTATATAGCACTTCGTTTTGAATGGCGTTTTGCCATGGCAGCTATCCTAACAACTATGCATGATGTTTTGATCACACTTGGAGCGATTTCCTTGCTTAAAATCGATGTTAATTTAGACACCCTAGCTGCTGTTTTAACTGTGCTTGGTTATTCTTTAAATGATACTGTCATCATCTTTGATAGAATTCGTGAGGGGGTCAAAACGAGCAAGAAAAGCGATCTTGCCCCTATCATCAATGAAAGCGTTTCAGCTACCCTTTCAAGAACAGTGCTTACCTCAGGGCTTACCTTAGCCACTGTTGTGATCTTGTATTTTTTTGGTGGCTCTATGATAGAAGGTTTTTCTTTAGCTATGATAGTAGGTATAATAGCTGGAACTTTAAGTTCGATTTTTGTTGCAAGCCCTGCTCTTCTTTGGTTTAATTTCAAGATTGATCACTACCGACAAAAAGAACTTGATAAAATCAAACGCAAACAAGAAGCAGCTAAACAAAGAGCCTTATACGAAAAAGGGAGCATTTAA
- the leuS gene encoding leucine--tRNA ligase: MGYKAKDIEKKWQEIWLKNKAFEPSKDYTKPKKYILSMFPYPSGRIHMGHVRNYTIGDALARHYRKMGYNVLHPIGFDSFGMPAENAAITHKIHPKIWTYDNIDYMKKELFSLGFSFSRKKILATSDPIYTKFEQEIFIKMLEKGLVYTKEALVNWCETDQTVLANEQVEDGKCWRCGHEVIQKKMPGYYVKITAYAEELLKDLKKLENKWPNQVLIMQENWIGKSLGLELAFELDEEAKKQSFVDKFEVFTTRADTIYGVSYVALAPEHEIVANLLKNNALDEKTTQAIKTIQNQSPKQRQMNDKEGYFLGIYALHPLTKEKIPIWVANFVLADYGSGAVMAVPAHDERDYDFALKYGLEIKKVISSKDAKENEAYTQKNGILINSDIFNNLECNEARAKIIAHFEKLGLGKSVINYKLRDWGVSRQRYWGCPIPMVHCKDCGIVSEKIENLPITLPEDIVITGEGNPLEKHPTWKLCKCPKCGKDALRETDTLDTFFESSWYYARFASDEDTWQEVALDKQSTEYWLGVDQYIGGIEHAILHLLYARFFQKALRDLGYLKNDEPFDQLLTQGMVLKDGRKMSKSWGNVVEPDFIINLYGADTARLFTLFAAPPAKELDWNDDALEGAYRFLCRLWDRALKLEGKKLESIVQEKLNKEEKYARLKVFEAAKKGEEVFEKSFALNTLIAACMEALNALNAAKNENLELEGFYIILNLLEPIVPHIAYELSNRLFGCENFQKIKLIDEVFIKDSFSIGVSINGKKRAELEINAHLSQDEIINEAKQSVKKWLEGKELLKEIYVEKKLVNLVVK; this comes from the coding sequence ATGGGATATAAAGCAAAAGATATAGAAAAAAAATGGCAAGAAATTTGGCTTAAAAATAAAGCTTTTGAACCAAGCAAAGACTACACCAAACCCAAAAAATATATCTTATCTATGTTTCCGTATCCAAGCGGACGCATACATATGGGGCATGTTAGAAACTATACCATAGGCGATGCTCTAGCAAGGCATTATAGAAAAATGGGTTATAATGTTTTGCATCCTATAGGCTTTGATAGCTTTGGAATGCCTGCTGAAAATGCTGCTATCACACATAAAATTCACCCTAAAATTTGGACCTATGACAATATAGACTACATGAAAAAAGAACTTTTTTCTTTGGGTTTTAGCTTTTCAAGAAAAAAGATCCTTGCTACTTCTGATCCTATATATACGAAATTTGAGCAAGAAATTTTCATTAAAATGCTTGAAAAAGGGCTGGTCTATACCAAAGAAGCCCTAGTTAACTGGTGTGAAACAGATCAAACCGTGCTTGCAAACGAACAAGTTGAAGATGGAAAATGCTGGCGTTGTGGGCATGAAGTTATCCAAAAGAAAATGCCCGGATACTATGTCAAGATAACTGCTTACGCTGAGGAGCTTTTAAAGGATCTTAAAAAACTTGAAAATAAGTGGCCAAATCAAGTTTTAATTATGCAAGAAAATTGGATAGGCAAGAGCCTTGGGCTTGAACTTGCTTTTGAACTTGATGAGGAGGCAAAAAAACAAAGTTTTGTGGATAAATTTGAGGTCTTTACAACAAGAGCAGATACGATCTATGGGGTTTCTTATGTGGCTTTAGCACCAGAGCATGAAATTGTTGCTAATCTACTTAAAAACAATGCCCTTGATGAAAAAACCACGCAGGCTATCAAAACTATACAAAATCAAAGCCCAAAACAAAGACAAATGAATGATAAAGAGGGCTATTTCTTAGGAATTTATGCACTTCACCCCCTCACAAAGGAAAAAATACCTATTTGGGTAGCAAATTTTGTTTTGGCTGATTATGGAAGCGGTGCTGTTATGGCTGTGCCAGCTCATGATGAGAGGGATTATGACTTTGCTTTAAAATATGGCTTAGAAATCAAAAAAGTCATTTCTTCAAAAGATGCTAAGGAAAATGAAGCCTATACTCAAAAAAATGGAATTTTAATCAATAGTGATATCTTTAATAATCTTGAATGCAATGAAGCTAGAGCAAAGATCATTGCTCACTTTGAAAAATTAGGGCTTGGAAAGAGCGTTATTAACTATAAGCTTAGAGATTGGGGGGTTTCAAGGCAAAGATATTGGGGTTGTCCTATCCCTATGGTGCATTGTAAGGATTGTGGTATAGTAAGTGAAAAGATAGAAAATTTACCCATTACCTTGCCTGAAGATATTGTTATTACCGGAGAGGGCAATCCCTTAGAAAAACACCCAACTTGGAAGCTTTGCAAATGTCCTAAGTGCGGAAAAGATGCCTTAAGAGAAACAGACACCCTAGATACTTTTTTTGAAAGTTCTTGGTATTATGCTCGCTTTGCAAGCGATGAGGATACTTGGCAAGAAGTAGCTTTAGATAAACAAAGCACCGAGTATTGGCTTGGGGTCGATCAATACATAGGTGGTATAGAACATGCCATTTTACATCTTTTGTATGCAAGATTTTTTCAAAAAGCCTTAAGGGATCTTGGATATTTAAAAAATGATGAGCCCTTTGATCAACTTTTAACTCAAGGAATGGTCTTAAAAGACGGCAGAAAAATGAGTAAAAGCTGGGGCAATGTCGTAGAACCTGATTTTATCATCAACTTATACGGAGCAGATACAGCAAGGCTTTTCACACTTTTTGCAGCGCCTCCTGCAAAGGAACTTGATTGGAATGATGATGCACTTGAGGGAGCTTATCGCTTTTTGTGCCGTCTTTGGGATAGAGCCTTGAAGCTTGAGGGCAAAAAGCTTGAAAGTATAGTCCAAGAAAAACTAAATAAAGAAGAAAAATATGCGAGATTAAAGGTTTTTGAAGCTGCAAAAAAAGGTGAAGAGGTATTTGAGAAAAGCTTTGCTCTTAATACCCTCATTGCTGCTTGCATGGAAGCACTAAATGCTTTGAACGCAGCTAAAAATGAAAATTTAGAACTTGAGGGCTTTTATATCATCTTAAATTTACTAGAACCCATAGTTCCGCACATTGCTTATGAGCTTTCAAATAGGCTCTTTGGGTGTGAAAATTTCCAAAAAATCAAGCTTATAGATGAAGTTTTTATCAAGGATAGCTTTAGCATAGGTGTGAGTATCAATGGTAAAAAAAGAGCCGAACTTGAAATAAATGCTCATTTAAGCCAAGATGAAATTATCAATGAAGCAAAGCAAAGCGTTAAAAAATGGCTTGAGGGCAAGGAACTTTTAAAAGAAATTTATGTTGAAAAAAAGCTTGTAAATTTGGTTGTAAAATGA
- the lptE gene encoding LPS assembly lipoprotein LptE, which yields MKIVILSFLLFYIGACGYAPTSKISSNVFNDKIYVEVIINQQDPQNSIFVVDTLREVVLNKLGKTPALKSEADDTIRVEMNNLSFTPIIYDENGYVIGYKAKLELEFYVSFKDKQDESIKTTGSYDFAISPNSVISDTARLEAIRTASSEAFDEFISVLAIKGQQNVKY from the coding sequence ATGAAAATTGTAATCTTGAGCTTTTTACTTTTTTACATCGGTGCTTGTGGCTATGCCCCAACAAGTAAAATCTCAAGCAATGTTTTTAATGATAAAATTTATGTAGAAGTCATCATCAACCAGCAAGATCCTCAAAATAGTATTTTCGTCGTGGATACCTTAAGAGAGGTCGTTTTAAATAAACTTGGAAAAACCCCAGCTTTAAAATCAGAAGCTGATGATACGATAAGGGTTGAAATGAATAATCTAAGTTTTACTCCTATTATCTACGATGAAAATGGCTATGTTATAGGCTATAAGGCTAAACTTGAACTTGAATTTTATGTGAGCTTTAAAGATAAACAAGATGAAAGCATTAAAACAACAGGAAGCTATGATTTTGCTATTTCCCCAAATAGCGTCATCAGTGATACCGCGAGACTTGAAGCCATAAGAACAGCATCAAGTGAAGCTTTTGATGAATTTATTTCGGTCTTAGCGATCAAAGGGCAACAAAATGTCAAATATTAG
- a CDS encoding Mur ligase family protein, whose translation MNKTFLAFLETKSQNYDKIDRFRAFRFFEKYKQHFKLKPIIHIIGTNGKGSTGRFLTQLLLGLGFKVGHYTSPHIFKFNERFYFNGKIASDELLNKTHEKLKNIFKDDLEKLSYFEYATFLAALMFEECEFVIFEAGIGGEYDATSLFEKRLSIFTKIGFDHMQILGSSLKEISRTKLKVMSKEAIISHEQEQITLDLALKIALLKNAKLSFLNESLNENLLQGVHLYQKKYPLVAFLKHNLLLACASLNQMLGQELCLKALERLGKLDLRGRCEKIAENIYIDVGHNEMAAQALADELSGEKVVLIYNAFMDKDIFSILRKLKPIIAKISIYNYKSEERKLANKTIKQACEELEIKCEEFQTFDKNEKYLVFGSFVLVENFLRGYIEKTKSS comes from the coding sequence ATGAATAAAACCTTTCTTGCTTTCTTAGAAACCAAAAGCCAAAACTACGATAAAATAGATCGCTTTAGAGCCTTTAGATTTTTTGAAAAATACAAACAGCATTTTAAACTAAAACCTATCATTCATATCATAGGAACAAATGGCAAGGGAAGCACAGGACGCTTTTTAACTCAGCTTTTACTAGGTCTTGGCTTTAAGGTGGGACATTATACAAGTCCTCATATTTTTAAATTTAACGAAAGATTTTATTTTAATGGCAAAATTGCTAGTGATGAGCTTTTAAATAAAACACACGAAAAGCTAAAAAATATCTTTAAAGATGACTTAGAAAAACTTAGTTATTTCGAATACGCAACCTTTTTAGCAGCTCTTATGTTTGAAGAATGTGAATTTGTTATTTTTGAAGCAGGCATTGGAGGAGAATACGATGCTACCTCTCTTTTTGAAAAAAGACTTAGCATTTTTACAAAAATTGGTTTTGATCATATGCAAATTTTGGGCTCTAGTTTAAAAGAAATTTCAAGAACCAAGCTCAAAGTTATGTCAAAAGAAGCGATTATTTCGCATGAACAAGAACAAATTACCCTTGATCTTGCTTTAAAGATCGCTCTTTTAAAAAATGCAAAACTTTCTTTTCTCAATGAAAGCTTGAATGAAAATTTACTTCAAGGCGTTCATCTTTATCAAAAAAAATACCCCTTAGTAGCTTTTTTAAAACACAACCTCTTGCTTGCCTGTGCAAGCTTAAATCAAATGCTAGGACAAGAACTATGCTTAAAAGCTCTTGAAAGGCTTGGAAAACTTGATCTAAGAGGACGATGTGAAAAAATAGCTGAAAATATCTATATCGATGTGGGACATAACGAAATGGCCGCTCAAGCCTTAGCTGATGAACTAAGTGGAGAAAAGGTGGTTTTAATCTATAATGCCTTTATGGATAAAGATATTTTTTCAATTTTAAGAAAATTAAAGCCTATAATTGCTAAAATTAGTATTTACAATTATAAAAGCGAGGAAAGAAAACTCGCCAATAAAACGATCAAGCAAGCTTGCGAAGAGCTTGAAATAAAATGCGAAGAGTTTCAAACATTTGATAAAAATGAAAAATATTTAGTATTTGGCTCTTTTGTTTTGGTTGAAAATTTTTTAAGAGGCTATATTGAAAAAACTAAAAGCTCATAA
- a CDS encoding M23 family metallopeptidase, with amino-acid sequence MKKLKAHKFTITITDVNGSRHFHLSQIIKKVALYTILFILAFLVFSAFYIDYLNGKVTEISNKREDLIQKSKELEKANEKMQESVAKKAEEYSLIENKIALFEEQLGLDSENNLTLNARLDKLNLTNEQQIGVLLQIPNGYPIENRGITGNYGWRDHPVLNRKEFHSGIDLRAPIGTPIYAPANGVVEFSSYNSNGYGYMIILVHNFGFKTVYAHMTRKDVVQPGEFVTKGQLIGYTGNTGVSTGPHLHYEVRFINKTLEPLYFLNLTRKNMDKFFNQERRVPWQSLIKAISTQASQKQQ; translated from the coding sequence TTGAAAAAACTAAAAGCTCATAAATTTACAATTACCATAACAGATGTTAATGGTTCAAGGCATTTTCATTTATCACAAATCATAAAAAAAGTCGCCTTATATACCATACTCTTTATTTTGGCATTTTTAGTCTTCTCAGCCTTTTATATTGACTATCTCAATGGAAAAGTTACTGAAATTTCAAACAAAAGAGAAGATCTGATCCAAAAAAGCAAAGAACTTGAAAAAGCTAATGAAAAAATGCAAGAAAGCGTAGCCAAAAAAGCTGAGGAATACTCGCTCATAGAAAATAAAATAGCCCTTTTTGAAGAGCAGCTTGGTCTTGATAGCGAAAACAATCTCACCCTTAATGCTAGACTTGATAAGCTTAATCTAACAAACGAACAACAAATTGGAGTTTTACTTCAAATTCCAAATGGCTATCCCATAGAAAACAGAGGCATTACGGGAAATTACGGCTGGAGGGATCACCCTGTTTTAAATAGAAAAGAATTTCATTCAGGTATTGATCTTAGAGCACCCATTGGAACGCCTATTTATGCTCCTGCAAATGGGGTTGTTGAGTTTTCATCGTATAATAGCAATGGATATGGATATATGATTATTTTGGTGCATAATTTTGGCTTTAAAACCGTTTATGCTCACATGACAAGAAAAGATGTGGTTCAGCCCGGGGAATTTGTAACAAAAGGACAACTCATAGGCTATACGGGCAATACAGGCGTAAGCACTGGACCTCATTTGCACTATGAAGTGCGTTTTATAAATAAAACCTTAGAACCTTTATATTTTTTAAATTTGACTCGCAAAAACATGGATAAATTTTTTAATCAAGAAAGGAGAGTACCATGGCAATCTTTAATAAAAGCAATATCAACTCAAGCGTCTCAGAAACAACAGTAA
- a CDS encoding polymer-forming cytoskeletal protein yields the protein MAIFNKSNINSSVSETTVISSGARIEGQFYFNSMLHLDGEISGVINSQSQVVIGKNGVLKGQLNADKVIVSGVFEGELETNVLEILEGGLVNGNIIIKQIAIESGGRFVGNSKLKDDNTINLIENAQD from the coding sequence ATGGCAATCTTTAATAAAAGCAATATCAACTCAAGCGTCTCAGAAACAACAGTAATTTCTTCGGGCGCTAGGATTGAAGGACAATTTTATTTTAATTCCATGCTTCATTTAGATGGAGAAATCAGTGGTGTGATCAATTCACAAAGTCAAGTTGTTATCGGCAAAAATGGCGTCTTAAAAGGACAGCTTAACGCTGATAAGGTTATTGTAAGTGGTGTTTTTGAAGGAGAGCTTGAAACAAATGTTCTTGAAATTTTAGAAGGCGGCTTAGTCAATGGAAATATCATTATCAAGCAAATCGCCATTGAAAGCGGTGGGAGATTTGTTGGTAACAGCAAACTTAAAGATGACAATACAATCAATCTAATAGAAAACGCTCAAGACTAA